The window AATGATGACGGCCAACGGGGCCAGGACGAAAGCCCGCTCAGCCAGATGGGGATGGGGAATGGTCAATTCCTCATCGCGCAGCACCAGTTTGTCGTAGAAAAGGATATCGATATCGATGAGACGCGGCCCCCAATGGCGCGAAGGCTGGCGACCCATCTCAATTTCGATGGTCTTGATGCGGTCTAACAGGTCGTGGGGGGCCAGTTCGCTCTTAGCGGCGACACAAATATTGAGGAAGGGGGGCTGGTCGGTGTCCCCCCAGGGCTGCGTGGCAAAGACGGGCGAGAGCGCGGTGATCTTGATGTGCTTTTGCAGCTCATCGACCGCTCGTTGCAGATTGCCGAATCGATCATTCAGATTCGACCCCAGGCTCAAGTAAATCATGCTCATATCCACCACCCGTCGTGCTTTTTTGTTGGTAAATCCTGTTAAGTATGCCCAATATGACGCACTGCATTATTGTTCATATTTATAACACGGTGCGTCATAAGTGTCAACGAGGAGAAACTCGGTTTCCCTTGAGTAGATCGTTAGAATAACCCCATGCGCTTCTGTTTACTCATTCTATTGCTGGGATCGTTGTTCGTGATTTCTGATGGGCGCGTAGCGGCCCAGGACACGGCGAGTCAACCGCCGGCGATGGTCGTCCAGCCCGGCGACACCTGGGCGGCGCTGGCGCTGCGCTTCAGCGTGGACGCGGCCGAACTACAGCAACTCAATTCCCACATGAACCGGCGGCGGGAACCGACCATCGGCCGGGCCATTACCCTGCCGCCCGATGCCAACTCTCGCCCCGGCCTGTTGATTCGCAGCGGCGACGGGGGACTGGTGCAGACGGCGGCGGCCAACCGGCTCTCGCCCTGGACGATGGCCGCGCTCAATGGCCTGGCCTCTCCCTATCGGCCGTCCTTCCACCGGCCACTCTACCTTCCCGCCGACGACCTCATCCGCGATCTGCCGCCCGGCATGACCTCACTCGAACTGTCCATGATGCCCGCCGTGACCGGGCAAGCCCTGGGATTGCGCGGCACAACCCGGACCGAGCAGCCCACCATCACCGCCCAACTCGATGGGCTGCCCATCGCCTTCGCCACGACCGGCAATCGCTTCGCGGGCGTGGTCGGCACGGGCGCGTTCTACACCGGCGGCGAGCCGGAGCTGGTGATGCGCGTCGGCGACAATCCGGCCTGGAGCCAGCCGTGGGCGTTCGACGAACGCGAGTGGGAGTATCAGGAGCTAACCCTGACCGGCGAGGCGGCCCAGATCGACCAGCAGGCCCGCGACGAGGAGCGCGCCCGGCTGCGCGAACTCTGGACGAAAATCACGCCCGCGCCGCTGTGGGATGCCGCCTTCCAGACGCCCATCGCCGACGTCCTGCAAGTCACGGCCAACTATGGCGCGCGGCGCTCCTACAACGGCGGCCCCTATCTGAGCTATCACGAGGGGGTGGACTTCAGCGCCTATGGCGGCACGCCGGTCTTTGCTCCGGCGGCGGGCACGGTGGTGCTGGCCGAGCCGCTCTACGTGCGCGGCGGCGCGGTCATTATCGACCACGGCCTGGGCATCTATAGCGGCTACTACCATCTGTCGGCCGTCCATGCCACCGCCGGGCAAACGGTGCGGCCGGGCGATCTGCTGGGCGAGGTGGGCACAACCGGCCTCTCCACCGGCAACCACTTGCATTGGGACTTGCTCAGCAACGGCATCTGGGTCGACGCCGCGGCCTGGCAGGCGCAAGACCTGGCCTGCTGGCTGTTGGCCGGGCTGGGAGCTGAATGTTCGCCGGCAGCCGCCACGGAATAGCCGCGCGCAATCGATGGCAAAAGGGGGAAATCCGAAACATATGTTAGCAGCCTGGTATGAAAAACAAGGCCCGGCTCACGAGGTATTGACCGTCGGCGAGATGCCGGAGCCACAGCCACTGGCGGGTGAGGTGCGGATTCGTCTGGCCGCGTCGGGTATCAATGCCGGCGACGTGAAGAAGCGTCAGGACGCCTATGGCTACGGGATGCCCTATCCGCGTATCATTCCCCACAGCGATGGCGCCGGGTCGGTCGATGCCGTCGGCGCAGGCGTCTCATCGCAATGGGTTGGCCGGCGCGTGTGGTGTTATGCCGCTCAAACCTATCGCCCATTTGGCACCGCGGCCGAATACACCGTGGTTCCCCTGGAGCGGGTGGCCCTGTTGCCCGATGGTGTGGCCTTTGAGCAGGGGGCGTGTCTCGGCATTCCCGGCATCACCGCTCATCGGGCGGTGCACGTGGCTGGGCCGGTGCAAGGAAGCACCATTCTGGTGCAGGGCGGCGCGGGCGCGGTGGGCGCTTGTGCCGTTCAACTCGCCCAACGCGCCGGCGCGCGCGTCATCGCCACTTGCCGCTCGGATGACGATCGGGCCATTGCGCTGCGCGCCGGCGCGGATGTGGCTTTATTGACCGGTGAGGGGTTGGCGGCCCGCATCCGGGAATTAGCACCCGACGGGGTTCAGCATATCGTTGAAGTCGCATTGGGCGCCAATATCGAAACGGATGTGACCGTATTGGCCCAGGGCGGTTCCATCGCCACCTATGCCAGCGACGTATTCCAGCCGGAAATTCCCTACTGGCCGCTCGTCTTCAGTAATGCCCGGCTTTTTTTCATCGGCAGCGACGATGTACCGCCGACGGCCAAGAAGGAAGCCGCTCTGGCCGTCAACGAGGCGTTGGCGGCCGGCTGGCCGGGGCTTGATATTGCCGCAACGTTTCCGCTGGAAGCAATCGCCCAGGCGCACGAATATGTCGAACACCCGACGCAACCCGGCCGGGTGATTGTAACGATTTGAGGCGCGAGGCGATCCAGCCATCAGTCACTAGACCATTGGCCGCGCTACTCCTCCAGCATGGTCCGGTCGCCAAAGTCGAACAACTCACCGATGGAGCGGTGGTGATAGTTCTGCATGATCGCCCCGGCGAAGACCGGGCCGGTGGAGAGAACCGCCAGCTTGGAATCGGGGCCGGGCGACTGGGGAACGGTATCGGTGGTGATGATCTCCACGATCTCCGGGATCGCCTCCAGCCGCTCCAGCGCGTCGCGCAGAAAGACGCCGTGGGTGCAGATCACAATGATCTCCTCCAACCCATGCTCGCGGAGCAGATGGGTCAGCTCGACAATCGTCCCGCCGGTCGCGATCTCGTCATCGTGGATGAGGGCGCGGCGATAGCCGCTCACCTGGCGGCCGATTAAGCCGCTGTACTGTACCCGCGTATCGTCCAGCCGCGTCTTGTTGGCCGTAGCCACGCCCAGGCCCATCATCTCGGCAAAACGGGCCGCCGATTTGGCGCTGCCCACGTCGGGCGAGACGACGACGGTATCTTCGGCGCTGTACTGACGTTGTAGCAGATAGTCAGCGATGAGGCCGCGCGCCGTCAGCGGGTCGGCGGGCACGCTGAAGAAGCCATGCACCTGGGGCGAGTGGAGGGTCATGGTCATAATGTGGGTGGCCCCGGCGGTGTGGAGCAGATCGGCCACCAGCCGCGCGGTGATGGAGATGCGCGGCGCGTCCTTCTTGTCCGACCGGGCGTAGGAAAAGTAGGGGATGACGGCATGGATCTCCTTGGCCGCCGCGCTCTTGGCGATGTCGAGCATCATCAGCAGTTCCATCAGGTGATCGCTGACGGGCG is drawn from Candidatus Promineifilum breve and contains these coding sequences:
- the folK gene encoding 2-amino-4-hydroxy-6-hydroxymethyldihydropteridine diphosphokinase, which translates into the protein MIYLSLGSNLNDRFGNLQRAVDELQKHIKITALSPVFATQPWGDTDQPPFLNICVAAKSELAPHDLLDRIKTIEIEMGRQPSRHWGPRLIDIDILFYDKLVLRDEELTIPHPHLAERAFVLAPLAVIIPDFRHPQTGLSVQEMLEQVDLSSVERMVEMPFPTGHLEAV
- a CDS encoding LysM peptidoglycan-binding domain-containing M23 family metallopeptidase, coding for MRFCLLILLLGSLFVISDGRVAAQDTASQPPAMVVQPGDTWAALALRFSVDAAELQQLNSHMNRRREPTIGRAITLPPDANSRPGLLIRSGDGGLVQTAAANRLSPWTMAALNGLASPYRPSFHRPLYLPADDLIRDLPPGMTSLELSMMPAVTGQALGLRGTTRTEQPTITAQLDGLPIAFATTGNRFAGVVGTGAFYTGGEPELVMRVGDNPAWSQPWAFDEREWEYQELTLTGEAAQIDQQARDEERARLRELWTKITPAPLWDAAFQTPIADVLQVTANYGARRSYNGGPYLSYHEGVDFSAYGGTPVFAPAAGTVVLAEPLYVRGGAVIIDHGLGIYSGYYHLSAVHATAGQTVRPGDLLGEVGTTGLSTGNHLHWDLLSNGIWVDAAAWQAQDLACWLLAGLGAECSPAAATE
- a CDS encoding NADPH:quinone reductase codes for the protein MLAAWYEKQGPAHEVLTVGEMPEPQPLAGEVRIRLAASGINAGDVKKRQDAYGYGMPYPRIIPHSDGAGSVDAVGAGVSSQWVGRRVWCYAAQTYRPFGTAAEYTVVPLERVALLPDGVAFEQGACLGIPGITAHRAVHVAGPVQGSTILVQGGAGAVGACAVQLAQRAGARVIATCRSDDDRAIALRAGADVALLTGEGLAARIRELAPDGVQHIVEVALGANIETDVTVLAQGGSIATYASDVFQPEIPYWPLVFSNARLFFIGSDDVPPTAKKEAALAVNEALAAGWPGLDIAATFPLEAIAQAHEYVEHPTQPGRVIVTI
- a CDS encoding ribose-phosphate diphosphokinase — its product is MSQHFSSFSQDNVRLFSGRSNPALASSIAENLGVRLEPTHFSRFSNDNLFVQLGASVRGRLVYIVQSLVPPVSDHLMELLMMLDIAKSAAAKEIHAVIPYFSYARSDKKDAPRISITARLVADLLHTAGATHIMTMTLHSPQVHGFFSVPADPLTARGLIADYLLQRQYSAEDTVVVSPDVGSAKSAARFAEMMGLGVATANKTRLDDTRVQYSGLIGRQVSGYRRALIHDDEIATGGTIVELTHLLREHGLEEIIVICTHGVFLRDALERLEAIPEIVEIITTDTVPQSPGPDSKLAVLSTGPVFAGAIMQNYHHRSIGELFDFGDRTMLEE